The window CGGTGCCGACGGCGGGGATCGGGACCCAACCGGCCGGGGCGTCGATCCACACGGTGTACCGGGGTCGAGCCTCTGACACTGGTCCTCCTGGTCGCGTTGCTGTTCCCGCAACATCCGTTGCCGCGTGCCGGTGCGGTTCCTACCGTCAACGGCATGAGCACCCATCATGGCGAGGCGCCGGAGAGCTACGACACCGCGGAGTCCTGGGACGCCCGGTACGGCGAGGTCGAGCAGCGGTGGAGCGGCCGCGCGAACTCCGCGCTCGTCGACCTCGTGTCCGACCTGCCGCCCGGCCGCGTCCTCGACGTCGGGTGCGGCGAAGGCGCCGACGCCATCTGGCTTGCTGCGCGCGGGTGGGATGTCACCGCCCTCGACATCTCCGGGGTCGCGATCGCGCGGGCCCGGGAGAAGGCCGGCGACCTGCCGGTCACCTGGGTGGTGGCGGACCTCGCCGAGAACCCGCCGCCGGGCCCGTTCGACCTCGTCTCGCTCCAGTACCCGGCACTGCGCAAGGACTCCGCCGACGGCTCGCTGTTGGGCACGATCCTCGGCCTCGTGGCCCCAGGCGGCCGCCTCCTGGTCGTCGGCCACGACCTGGCCGCCGTCCGTGCCCACAACCGACTGCCGGAAGGCATGGACCCCGACGACTACCTGCTGCCGGCCGACTTCGCCGCTGCTGTGGACGCGGGCTGGACCGTCGAGACCCGTGGCCTCCGCCCCCGCCGACAACCACCCGGCTACGACGGCCCCGACATCCCCGACGACGTCCTGCTCTCGCGCCGCGACTGACCCGGGAAATGCGACAGCCCCGGTCGAGGACCGGGGCTGACTGCATCTTCCTGGTGGGCGTCGCAGGCTTGAATTTCTAGCGGGCGGATTGGATCACCGCTTCGCTCGCCCGCATCCAGGAGATTCGAATGAGCGTCCCGCACATGACCGGCTCACCATGGCCGAGGCGTCGGCGTACACCGGTTGCAGCGAACGCACGCTCCGCCGCTACGGCAGCGGCTGACGGGAGTCACTCACCGAAGGGGCGGACCCGCAGATAGGTGGCCAGGTCGTCGGGCTCGCGGTGCACGTCGAACTGTCGCAGGAGTTCGACGTATCGGCGCTTGTCGAATCCGTCGAACTGCCAGTCGTACTCTTCGAGGTCGCCGGTCTGCGCCGCGAGAAACACCAGGTCGCCGAGGAGCCGCGTCGTGCGCCCATTGCCGTCAGCAAACGGGTGGATCCGGACCGACTCAGCGTGAGCTGCCATCCCGAGCTGGCGGGGCGACCAGTGCCCCAGCGACCACCGGTACCGAATCGAATCGAACGACTGGACGAGGTCGGAGCTGATGTTCCAGGGAGCGACGCCGATGTTCAGTTCCCGGGTGCGGAACACGCCCGCCCAATCCCAGATCTCGCCGTAGAGCCGCTCGTGCAGCTCCCGGAGGAACCGGTCCGACAGGAGTTCATCGAGGGTCAGCGTCCCGTCGAGCACCGCGGGCACCAGGTACTCGCGGGTCTCCTGAACCTGGATGCCTTGCTCGAGGTCGAACACCGCTGCCTTGATCAGTGGTTCCCCGAGCAGCTCGCGCGCCCACGCCGTGAGGGCCGCTTCATCCTCAGCAGAGACCGGCGTCTCTCCGTACGCCGGTGTCAGCGACATCAGACTCGCGGGCGCCGCTCGTTGAGGAACTTCTGCACCTTGGCCGACCGGATGAAGCCGTCAGGCACCGTCCGGCGTTCCAGGGCTGCGGACGCCTTCGTGGACCGGGCAGCGAACCGCTCCACGGCTTCCTTACTCACGATGCGACGGTTCACGACTCGCCTCCTCTCGGCCACACGATCAGGCCTGCGAATCGATGGTAGCGCCGGCCGACCGCAGCACTGCAGGAGTCGAGCACGCCGCGAGCGAGGAATGGAACGGGATCTTCCAGATATGTTCCAGAAATGACGTCAGCCCCGGCGAAAACCGGGGCTGACTGGGGTTTTACTGGTGGGCGTTACTGGGATTGAACCAGTGACCTCTTCCGTGTCAGGGAAGCGCTCTCCCGCTGAGCTAAACGCCCGGGTTTGGTGGGTGCGAGGCCGGAGCGGGAATCGAACCCGCGTACAGGGCTTTGCAGGCCCTTGCCTAAGCCACTCGGCCATCCGGCCAGGGGTGTTGCCCTGGGGTAGCCCGTCGGCCACCTTCGAGCGGACGACGGGATTCGAACCCGCGACCCTCACCTTGGCAAGGTGATGCTCTACCAACTGAGCCACGTCCGCGCGGTCCGCTTCGATCCGGGGATCTCTGCGGTGCGAGTCAGAACAATAGCCCATCCGTCGCACTGGTTCTCAACAACCTCCACGTTGAGTCGCGCGGTCGGGGGAGCGGGGTAGGTTGCCGCAGGTGAGCGCCGCGGACGAGCCGCTGTTCAGCGGTGGTGGAGTCGTCGCCCAAGGGCTGGTGGACGTCACCGACGACCCGGCCGCGCTCGACTCCGCGGGCTTCTGGGCGGTGCTCGCGACCTTCGAGGGCGAGATCATCTGCGCCCGGTTCTCCGACGTCCGGCCCGGGGCCCCGGAGGCCGGCCCGTGGATCGGGCCGCGCCGCGAGGACTGGACCACCTCGCTGGACGAGCCGGCCTACACCGCGGCCGTCGACGCCATCCGCGCGCGCATCGCGACCGGCGAGGTCTACCAGGCCAACCTCTGCCGGATCGTCTCCGCGCCCCTCCCCGACCCCGCCCGGGCGGACGTCACCGGCCTCGCCGCGCGCCTCGCGGCCGGCAACCCCGCCCCCCACGCCGGGCTGCTCCGGCTGCCCGCCCGGAACGTGCACGTCGCCGGTGCCTCGCCCGAACTGTTCCTGCGCCGCTCCGGCGACATCGTGGAGTCCAGCCCGATCAAGGGCACCGGCCGGGGGAGCGGGGACCTCCGCGAGAAGGACCGGGCCGAGAACGTGATGATCGTCGACCTCGTCCGCAACGACCTCGGCCGCGTCTGCGAGACCGGCTCCGTGACCGTCCCGGCACTCTGCGCGGTCGAACCGCACCCTGGGCTCGTCCACCTCGTCTCGACCGTCCGCGGCCGTCTCCGGGCCGACGCGGGGTGGCCCGACCTCCTGACGGCGACCTTCCCCCCGGGCTCGGTCACCGGCGCCCCGAAGCTGGCCGCCCTCGACGTCATCCGCGACTACGAGCCGGTGCCCCGCGGGCCCTACTGCGGTGCTCTCGGCTGGGTGGACGCCGACGCCGGCACCGGGTCCCTCGCGGTCGCCATCCGGACGTTCTGGCGCACCGGCGACGTCCTCCGTTTCGGCACCGGCGCCGGCATCACCTGGGGGTCCGACGCGGCCGCCGAGTGGGCCGAGACCGAACTCAAGGCCGAGCGCCTCCTGGGCCTGGCGTCGGGCGCGCCGGAGGTCGTCAGCACGAGCCGCGGAGGAGTCACGTGAAGGTCTGGGTCAACGGCGCGATGGTCGACCGCGACGCCGCGACGGTGTCGGTCTTCGACCACGGCTTCACCGTCGGGGACGGTGTGTTCGAGACGACAAAGGTCGTCGACGGAACGCCCTTCGCGCTCACCCGGCATCTCACCCGGTTGGCCGCGTCGGCCACGGCGATGGGACTGCCCGTCCCCGACGACACCGTGGTCCGCACCGCGGTGGCCGACGTTTGCGCACAACTCGGGTCGAATCCGGGCAGAGTGCGCATCACGCTCACCGCCGGCGAGGCCCCGCTCGGGTCCGGTCGCGGAGACGCCGAACCGACCCTCGTCGTCGCCGCGTCACCCATGTCGCCGTGGCCCGCGACCGAGTCCGTCGTGCTCGTCCCGTGGGTTCGCAACGAGCGCTCGGCGGTCGCCGGCGTGAAGACGACCTCCTACGGCGACAACGTCGTCGCCCTCGCCCACGCGCACTCCGCGGGGGCCGGGGAGGCCCTGTTCGCCAACACGATCGGCGAGCTCTGCGAGGGCACCGGGACGAACGTCTTCCTCGTCCACGACGGGGTCGTGCGCACGCCTCCGCTGACCTCCGGCTGCCTCGCCGGCGTCACGCGCGCACTCGTGCTCGCCTGGTGCCCAGAGGTCCGTGAGGAGCGCCTGACGCCCGCCGACCTTGCCACCGTCGACGAGGTCTTCCTGACCTCGTCGACGCGTGACGTCCAGGGCGTCGCCGCCGTGAACGACCGTCAGTTGGCGAATGCGCCCGGGCCGGTCACGACCTCCGTTGCGGAGGTGTTCGCGCGAAATGCGGCGAACGATCCCGATCCGATCTGAAAGATCATTATCTGATCATTCGTCACAAGAGCGACTGCTCAAGATCATCTGTCCCGGCACAATGACGGTGGGGCGTCCCGAAGGACGCCCCACCGTGGGTTCGTTGCGCGCGGGGCCGGACCCGCGGAGCCTCAGCTCTCGGCGATCAGCTGCGTGAGCGCGGCGTCGATGTCCAGGTGCATGGACTCCGAGCCGGCCGGCACCGTCGCGTAGGTGCGGTCCAGGAAGGTGGACAGTTCGGGCGCGGGGGCCTCCAGCAGAGCTTCGCCCTCGGGCGAGCTCAGGGAGATGTAGACGACCTGCACACCGGCCTCGCTGGAGGGCCACACGCGGACGTCGCCGAGACCGGCGTCGTCGCGGAGACCAGCGGCGAGCAGGTCGCGGGCGAAGACCCACTCGACCGTGTCGCCCGCCGCGTGGAACGTGGCGTGGATGGCGTAGGGATCTGCAAGGTCGTACCGCAGCGCCGCGGGGACCGGCAGGGCTGCGTCGCCTGCGACCAGAAGGCGCAAGCGAAGCTCGCAGGTGACCGAAGACTCTGCCTTCATCTGCGTGCCGTACCTCTCTCGAATGGTGCTCGGCGGTTTGCCCGGCCTCTCCGGGACACCGGCTGCGTTGCCGCTGCCGGACCCAGGGAGTCAAACCTCGCCGTGCTGTGGTGGTTCACGCTGTACAACGTCCGTCGCAACCTCAGGTCACTGTGTATCGCCATGATTCTTCGAGGGCAACGGCCGCGCGGAAACGCAATGTCCGGGCAACGTCGGGCGGCGTCGGCCCGAGCAAGATCTATTCCCGCTACGGGCCGGAATCGAACGTGTCCGATTTGTGCCCCATTGTCCTGCGTGAATGCGGACGCACCTGGCATGACGGGCTCGCAGAGGGTGCCGGAGGGGCGTGCGGTCGAACACCCCCGCATCGCGCTAATAGGGCACTTGGCCAGGGCCGTTGTCGATCATGGTCCAGCGAAGTTTGAACTCCGCTTGGCGTGTGGAATCCAGTGCCATTGTCATGAGCAGCGAGGGCCCGACCGACACTTGCTGGCCGCCCGGACCACCACCGGCGGTGGTCCCGGGCGGGCATCGGCGGGTGGGCCGGGCTCCGGTATGGTGGCGCTCCTCATCCCGGGCGATTAGCTCAGCGGGAGAGCGCCCCGCTCACACCGGGGAGGTCACTGGTTCGAACCCAGTATCGCCCACGGAACGCAGCGTCCCCGTGACGCTGTTTGTTCGAGGTTCCGCCCCGGGGCCCGGCTCCGAGGCGCGCGAACGAGCACGACGGTCACCAGGACCGCCCCGGGCTCCGGTCGTTGACCGCTGTCTGGATCGAAGGGCTCGGGAGATGACGTGGACGCGGCGCTGACTCCGCCGACCGCCGCGCCGGCCTTCGACCCGAAGATGCAACTGGTGTTGGTCGAGGACGATCCGGGCGACGCGACGCTGGTCCGGGACATGCTCGACGAGGTCGAGCCCGACCTCTCCGTGCACTGGGTGCGCTCGATCGGCGAGGCCGTCGACGTCCTCTCCCCGGACACCCGCTGCGTGCTGCTCGACCTGGTGCTGCCCGACGCGTCCGGCTTCGACGGCCTCGAGCGCGTGCTCGCCGCCGCCCCGCGGGCGGCCGTGATCGTGCTGACCGGCTTCTCCGACTCGGCCAAGGGCAGCGAGGCCGTCTCCCGGGGCGCGCAGGACTACCTCAACAAGAGCCAGGTCGACCCCGAGCTGCTCGGGCGGGCGGTCCGGTACGCGATCGAGCGGCGCGCCGCGCAGGACACCGCCCGCGAGCTCGCGCAGGCGGAGGCCCGCGCCGCAGAGAACACCCGACTGGAGCGCGGCCTGCTCCCGACGCCGCTGCTGCACGACGGCTCCGTCGAGGTCCTCCAGAGCTACCGGCCCGGCCGCGACCGGGCCCTGCTCGGCGGCGACTTCTACGACATCGTCCAGTGCGAGGACGGCTCCCTGTTCGCGATGATCGGCGACGTCAGCGGCCACGGCCCGGACGAGGCCGCGCTCGGGGTCTGCCTGCGCGTCGCGTGGCGGACGTTGGTCCTGGCCGGCACCGACGAGGACCGGATCCTCCCGCTGACCGCCGAGGTGCTGATCCACGAGCGGTCCGCCGAGGAGGTCTTCGCGACCGCCTGCATGGTGTGCATCACCCCCGACCGGCGTAGCGCCCGGGTCTACCTCGCCGGCCATCCGGCGCCGGTCCCGCTCGGCGGCGCGCCCGTCGAGCTCCCCGTCGGGGCACCGCTCGGCGTCCTCGAGGGCGAGCACTGGACGCCCGGCGATCTCGCGCTCGACCCCGGCTGGCGGCTGATGCTCTTCACCGACGGTCTCATCGAGGGCCTGACCGGCTCCGACGGCGAACGCCTCGGCGTCGAGGGCCTGAAGACGCTCCTCGCCGACGCCCGCGCGGGGGAGCGCCCGCCCGCCGAGTGGCTCACCGCCCTGCTCGACCGCGTCCGCGAGTTGAACCGGGGAGCGCTCGCCGACGACCTGGCCGTGCTCGTGCTGTCGGAGTGCGCGGACGACGGCGCGCCCCAGGGGGCTCCGTGATCCCCCGCCGGCTCCGGCCGCGCACGCTGCGGGCCGGGCTCCGGATCGTCCTGCTGTCCCTGCTCCTGCTGCTCCTCGCCGGCGCGGCGGTCGTCGCCGGGGAGCTGACCCGGGTGGACGACGACGTCGACACCCTGGTCGACGAGATTTCACCCGCTCGCATCAGCGCCGAGTCCCTCGCGGCGGCGTACCTGGACCAGGAGACCGGGATCCGCGGGTTCGTGCTCTCGGGCGAGAACTCCGCGCTGCGGCCGTACGCCGAAGGCCGACGGACGGCCGCCACGGACGACGCCGAGATCCGTCGCCTGCTCGGCGACCGGCCGCAGGTGATCGCCGCGCTCGACGCGATTCAGCAGGCGGGCGACCGGTGGCGGACCGAGTACGCGGATCCGGCGGTCACCGCCGTCCGGAGCGACCGTCCCGGGCAGCGTCCCGACGAGGACGTCGGACAGGCGCGCTTCGACGACATCCGCGGGCAGTTCGACGCGCTGAACGCCTCGCTCAGCGCCGAGCGTGCCCTCGCCCGCGACCGCGTGACCGACGAGATGAACCGGCTGCGGGTCTTCGGCCTGCTGGCCCTGGGGGCGGCAGTGCTCGCCGGGTTCGCCGTGTGGCTCGCGCTGCGCCGGCTCGTGCTCACCCCGCTCGACCGTCTCGGGGCCGAGACCCGCGTGGTGGCTCGCGGCGAGTTCGGCCGGCCGGTCAGCGTCAGCGGTCCGGCGGAGATCCGTCGGCTCGGGACCGACGTCGAGGACATGCGGCGCCAACTCGCCGAGGCCCTCGCCGAGGCGCGCCGCGCGGAGGACGAGGTCCGCGCCCAGGCCGAGGTGCTCTCGCTGCAGACCGACGACCTCCGGCGCTCGAACGAGGAGCTCGAGCAGTTCGCCTACGTCGCTTCGCACGACCTGCAGGAGCCGCTGCGCAAGGTGGCGAGTTTCTGTCAGATGCTGCAAAGGCGGTACCAGGGGCAGCTCGACGAACGCGCCGACCAGTACATCGAGTTCGCGGTCGACGGCGCGAAGCGCATGCAGCAGCTGATCAACGACCTGCTCGCCTTCTCCCGTGTCGGGCGGTTCACCGACGCCATGGTCCCGGTCGACACCGCCGAGGTCGCTCGGCGCGCGGCGGACGCCCTCGACCAGACCCGCGAGGAGGCCGGCGCCGAGATCGAGATCGGAGACCTGCCGACCGTCCCCGGCGACGAGGCGCTGCTGACCCAGGTGTTCCAGAACCTGATCGGCAACGCGATCAAGTTCCGCTCGCCCGAGCGGCCGGCCCGGATCCGGGTCAGCGCCGAGCCCGAGGGGGAGTTCTGGCACTTCCGGTGCGAGGACAACGGGATCGGGATCGACCCCCAGTACGCCGATCGGATCTTCGTGATCTTCCAGCGGCTGCACAGCAAGGATCAGTACACCGGGACCGGCATCGGCCTGTCCTTGTGCAAGAAGATCGTCGAGTACCACGGTGGGCGGATCTGGCTGGACACCGAGCGCAACGGTGCCCCGGGCAGCGTCGTGCACTGGACCCTGCCGGTGGAGCCGGCGCCCGTCAGCACGGCGGCTGCGATCGCAGCCGCCAACGGAGAGGTGTGAGTGATGGTGGCCGACCTGATCGAGGTCCTGCTCGTCGAGGACGATCCCGGTGACGTGCTGATGACCCGCGAGGCCTTCGCCGACAACAAGGTGAAGAACAACCTCAACGTGGTCACCGACGGCGTGGAGGCCCTGGCCTTCCTCCGCCGGGAGGGCAAGTACGCCGACGCCCCGTACCCCGACCTGATCCTGCTCGACCTCAACCTGCCGAAGAAGGACGGGCGGGAGGTCCTCGCCGAGATCAAGGCCGACGAGAAACTCGCGCACATCCCGGTGGTCGTCCTCACCACCTCGGGCGCGAACGAGGACATCCTCTCGAGCTACCGGCTCCACGCGAACGCGTACGTGACCAAACCGGTCGACTTCGAGCAGTTCATCCGCGTCGTCCGGCAGATCGACGACTTCTTCGTGGGCGTGGTGAAACTGCCTCGGCCGTGACGGTCCCCGCTGGATAGCATCGGTGGCCGCCCGCGGCCGTCGTGGGCGCATTGAGATCCGTACTCATCAACAGGTCAGGAGTTCCCGTGTCCGAGGTCAGCATCACCGTTGCCGGAGCGCAGCGATCGGTGCCGGCCGGGACGACGGCCGCCGACCTGTTCGCCGAGGACCGGGCGGTCATCGCGGCGAAGGTGAACGGCGTCGCGCGGGACCTCACCCACGTCGTCGACGCCGGGGACGAGGTCGAGGAGATCCGCAACGACTCCCCGGAGGGTCTCGCGATCGTCCGGCACTCGTGCGCGCACGTCCTCGCCCAGGCGGTCCAGGAGCTGTTCCCCGAGGCGAAGCTCGGCATCGGTCCGCCGATCGAGAATGGGTTCTACTACGACTTCGACGTCAAGAACCCCTTCACCCCGGAGGACCTCAAGCGCCTCGAGAAGCGCATGCAGGAGTTGGTGAAGGAGCGTCAGACCTTCGGTCGACGCGAGGTTTCCGACGACGACGCGCGCGCGGAGCTGGCCAACGAGCCGTACAAGCTGGAGCTGATCGGCCTCAAGGGCAGCGGCGGCGAGGCGGCCGAGGGCGCGAACGTCGAGGTCGGCGCCGGCCAGCTCACCATCTACGACAACCACCGCAAGGACGGCTCGCTGGCGTGGAAGGACCTCTGCCGGGGTCCGCACGTCCCGACCACCGGGCACATCCCGGCGTTCAAGCTGATGCGCAGCGCCGCCGCGTACTGGCGGGGGAGTGAGAAGAACCCGCAGCTGCAACGCGTCTACGGCACCGCGTGGGACACCCGCGAGGCGCTGAAGGACTACCAGACCCGGCTCGAGGAGGCCGCCAAGCGCGACCACCGCAAGCTCGGCGCCGAGCTCGACCTGTTCTCGTTCCCGGACGAGGTGGGCTCAGGCCTCGCGGTCTTCCATCCGAAGGGCGGCGTGATCCGCCGCGTGATGGAGGACTACTCGCGGCAGCGGCACGTCGAGGCGGGCTACGAGTTCGTCAACACCCCGCACATCACCAAGGGGCATCTGTTCGAGGTCTCGGGGCACCTCGACTGGTACGCCGAGGGCATGTTCGCGCCGATGGAGATGGACGGCGCGGACTACTACCTCAAACCGATGAACTGCCCGTTCCACAACCTGATCTTCCGCAGCCGCGGGCGCTCGTACCGCGAGCTGCCGCTGCGGCTGTTCGAGTTCGGCACCGTGTACCGGAACGAGAAGTCCGGCGTCGTGCACGGCCTGACCCGCGCGCGTGGCTTCACCCAGGACGACGCGCACATCTACTGCACCCGCGAGCAGATGCGGGACGAGCTGATCCTGACCCTGCGCTTCGTGCTCGACCTCCTGCGCGACTACGGCCTCGACGACTTCTACCTCGAGCTCTCGACCAAGGACCCGGTGAAGTTCGTCGGCACCGACGAGGACTGGGAGGAGGCGACCGAGGTCCTGCGCGAGGTCGCGCTCTCCGAGGGTCTCGAACTCGTGATGGACCCGGGCGGCGCGGCGTTCTACGGCCCGAAGATCTCCGTCCAGGCCAAGGACGCGATCGGCCGCACCTGGCAGATGTCCACCATCCAGCTCGACTTCAACCTGCCCGAGCGGTTCGAGCTCGAGTTCCAGGCCGGCGACGGCACCCGCCAGCGTCCGGTGATGATCCACCGCGCGCTGTTCGGTTCGATCGAGCGCTTCTTCGGCGTCCTCGTCGAGCACTACGCGGGCGCGTTCCCCCCCTGGCTCGCGCCGGTCCAGGTCGTCGGCATCCCGATCGGTGACGCGCACGTCCCGCACCTGCGCGAGGTCGTCGCGCAGCTGCGGGCCCAGGGGATCCGCGCCGAGGTCGACGAGGCCGACGACCGGATGCAGAAGAAGATCCGCAACGCGCAGAAGCAGAAGATCCCGTTCATGCTCCTGGCCGGCGACGAGGACGTCGAGGCGGGTGCGGTCTCGTTCCGCTACCGCAACGGCGAGCAGAAGAACACCGTCCCGGTGGCCGACGCGGTCGCCGAGATCGTCGCCGCGGTCCGCGACCGTATTCAGGTCTGATGGGGGGTCAGGAACAGTGCGGGCCAGCGCCGGAGGAACAGGACGGCGTCGGCATCGACGACTCGTTCGCGCGCCTGTGGACCCCGCACCGGATGGCCTACATCAAGGGCGAGAACCGGGCGGACGGCACCGAGTCCGCGGGTTGCCCGTTCTGCCGGATTCCGACCCTCGGGGACGCCGAGGGCCTGATCCTGCGGCGGGGGAAGTCGGCGTACGTCGTCCTCAACCTGTACCCGTACAACCCGGGCCACCTGATGGTCGTCCCGGTCCGGCACGTGGCGGATTACGCGGACCTGACCGCCGAGGAGTCCGCCGAGGTCGCCGAGCTGACGCGGCAGGCCCTGGTCGCGCTGCGGACGGCCACGGGGGCGCACGGCTTCAACGTCGGCATGAACCTCGGCACGGTGGCGGGCGCGGGCATCGCGGCGCATCTCCACCAGCACGTGGTCCCGCGCTGGGGCGGCGACACGAACTTCATGCCGGTCGTCGGGCACACCAAGGTGCTGCCGCAGCTCCTCGGCGAGACGCGGACTGTGCTCACCGAGGCCTGGCCGACCGACGACACCACGTCCTGGGGCGTCTGACCCGTCCGGGTGAGATCCGGCCGACGTTCATGCGGCCGTTACGGCGCCGTCACGGCGCGGTCCTAGGCTGACGCCGACGACGACGGAAGGGGGAAAGCCGCCGTGGCCGCCTGGACACTGAGTCCGCTCGACATCTCGTTCCTGAGCCTGGAGTCGCCCGCGACGCCGATGACCATCGGCGCCGTCGCCGTGCTGGACGCCGCCGACGCCGATTCGGCCGCCCTCCTTGCGCTGCTGCGGGAGCGGGCCGAGATCATCCCGCGCCTGCGCCGCCGGCTGCGCTCGGAGCTGTTCCCGGTGGTCGGCGCCAGCTGGGTCGAGGACCCGGAGTTCCGCGTCGAGCACCACGTCCGGCTGCACCACGCGGTGGGGACGGGCGAGCCCGCGGAACTCAACGCCTGGGTCGCGCGCACGATGGCCACGCAGCTGGACCGCAACCGCCCGCTGTGGGAGATCCACCTCCTCGACGGCCTCGCCGGGGGACGCGCCGGGCTGCTGTTCAAGGTCCACCATGCGTTCCTCGACGGCCTCGGGACCGGCGGGCTGGCCTACGCGCTCTCCGACGGCGGCTCGCCGGACCACGTCCCGGCCCCCGCGCCCGGCCCGGGCACGTCGCCGCGGCCCGGTCTGGACCCCCGGCGCCTGCTCGGTCCCCTGGCCGGGCTCGCCGACCCGCCCGCGCTGGCCCGCACCGCCGCCCGGGCGCTCTCGACCGCGACCGGCGTGATCACCCACATGACGACCGCCGGCCCGGGCTTCCCGTTCGACACCGTCGTCTCCCCGGCGCGCGCGTTCGCGACCACCTCCGTGGCGCTCGAGGACCTGCGAGGCCTGCGCGCGGTCGCACGGGGGAGCGTCAACGACATCGGGATCGGCGTCGTCGCCGGCGCGCTGCGGACCTGGCTGCAGAACCACCACTACCGACCCGACGACCTGCGCCTGCGCGCCCTCGTCCCCGTCGCCCGCGAGCGCGAGCCCGGCAGCGGATCGGGCAACTCGTTCTCGGCCTTCCTGCTCGAACTGCCCGTCCACGTCGACGATCCGGTGGAGCGCATCCGCGCCGTCTCCGAGGAGATGTGCCGGCACCGCGCGGTCGGTCCTGAGGGCGGCGCCGGTGCTCTGGCCGGTCTGACGAATCTGCTCCCGCCCGCCGCCGTCCGGCTCGGCGGCCCGACGGTCGCCCAGGCCGCGTCCAAGCTCTTCGACATGCTGATCACCACCGTGCCGGTCCCGCGCCCCCTGCGCCTCGGCGGCGTCCCGATCGTCGAGGTCTACCCCCTCGCCCCGCTCGGCCCGAACCAGCCGCTCGCGATCGGCTGCTCCAGCTACGCCGGTCGGATGCACGTCGGCTTCAGCGTCGACCCGATCGTCGTCCCGAACCCGGAGCAGCTCGCCGCCG of the Sporichthya polymorpha DSM 43042 genome contains:
- a CDS encoding class I SAM-dependent methyltransferase, which produces MSTHHGEAPESYDTAESWDARYGEVEQRWSGRANSALVDLVSDLPPGRVLDVGCGEGADAIWLAARGWDVTALDISGVAIARAREKAGDLPVTWVVADLAENPPPGPFDLVSLQYPALRKDSADGSLLGTILGLVAPGGRLLVVGHDLAAVRAHNRLPEGMDPDDYLLPADFAAAVDAGWTVETRGLRPRRQPPGYDGPDIPDDVLLSRRD
- a CDS encoding Fic family protein, encoding MSLTPAYGETPVSAEDEAALTAWARELLGEPLIKAAVFDLEQGIQVQETREYLVPAVLDGTLTLDELLSDRFLRELHERLYGEIWDWAGVFRTRELNIGVAPWNISSDLVQSFDSIRYRWSLGHWSPRQLGMAAHAESVRIHPFADGNGRTTRLLGDLVFLAAQTGDLEEYDWQFDGFDKRRYVELLRQFDVHREPDDLATYLRVRPFGE
- a CDS encoding chorismate-binding protein translates to MSAADEPLFSGGGVVAQGLVDVTDDPAALDSAGFWAVLATFEGEIICARFSDVRPGAPEAGPWIGPRREDWTTSLDEPAYTAAVDAIRARIATGEVYQANLCRIVSAPLPDPARADVTGLAARLAAGNPAPHAGLLRLPARNVHVAGASPELFLRRSGDIVESSPIKGTGRGSGDLREKDRAENVMIVDLVRNDLGRVCETGSVTVPALCAVEPHPGLVHLVSTVRGRLRADAGWPDLLTATFPPGSVTGAPKLAALDVIRDYEPVPRGPYCGALGWVDADAGTGSLAVAIRTFWRTGDVLRFGTGAGITWGSDAAAEWAETELKAERLLGLASGAPEVVSTSRGGVT
- a CDS encoding aminotransferase class IV; its protein translation is MKVWVNGAMVDRDAATVSVFDHGFTVGDGVFETTKVVDGTPFALTRHLTRLAASATAMGLPVPDDTVVRTAVADVCAQLGSNPGRVRITLTAGEAPLGSGRGDAEPTLVVAASPMSPWPATESVVLVPWVRNERSAVAGVKTTSYGDNVVALAHAHSAGAGEALFANTIGELCEGTGTNVFLVHDGVVRTPPLTSGCLAGVTRALVLAWCPEVREERLTPADLATVDEVFLTSSTRDVQGVAAVNDRQLANAPGPVTTSVAEVFARNAANDPDPI
- a CDS encoding SsgA family sporulation/cell division regulator — its product is MKAESSVTCELRLRLLVAGDAALPVPAALRYDLADPYAIHATFHAAGDTVEWVFARDLLAAGLRDDAGLGDVRVWPSSEAGVQVVYISLSSPEGEALLEAPAPELSTFLDRTYATVPAGSESMHLDIDAALTQLIAES
- a CDS encoding PP2C family protein-serine/threonine phosphatase is translated as MDAALTPPTAAPAFDPKMQLVLVEDDPGDATLVRDMLDEVEPDLSVHWVRSIGEAVDVLSPDTRCVLLDLVLPDASGFDGLERVLAAAPRAAVIVLTGFSDSAKGSEAVSRGAQDYLNKSQVDPELLGRAVRYAIERRAAQDTARELAQAEARAAENTRLERGLLPTPLLHDGSVEVLQSYRPGRDRALLGGDFYDIVQCEDGSLFAMIGDVSGHGPDEAALGVCLRVAWRTLVLAGTDEDRILPLTAEVLIHERSAEEVFATACMVCITPDRRSARVYLAGHPAPVPLGGAPVELPVGAPLGVLEGEHWTPGDLALDPGWRLMLFTDGLIEGLTGSDGERLGVEGLKTLLADARAGERPPAEWLTALLDRVRELNRGALADDLAVLVLSECADDGAPQGAP
- a CDS encoding sensor histidine kinase; this translates as MIPRRLRPRTLRAGLRIVLLSLLLLLLAGAAVVAGELTRVDDDVDTLVDEISPARISAESLAAAYLDQETGIRGFVLSGENSALRPYAEGRRTAATDDAEIRRLLGDRPQVIAALDAIQQAGDRWRTEYADPAVTAVRSDRPGQRPDEDVGQARFDDIRGQFDALNASLSAERALARDRVTDEMNRLRVFGLLALGAAVLAGFAVWLALRRLVLTPLDRLGAETRVVARGEFGRPVSVSGPAEIRRLGTDVEDMRRQLAEALAEARRAEDEVRAQAEVLSLQTDDLRRSNEELEQFAYVASHDLQEPLRKVASFCQMLQRRYQGQLDERADQYIEFAVDGAKRMQQLINDLLAFSRVGRFTDAMVPVDTAEVARRAADALDQTREEAGAEIEIGDLPTVPGDEALLTQVFQNLIGNAIKFRSPERPARIRVSAEPEGEFWHFRCEDNGIGIDPQYADRIFVIFQRLHSKDQYTGTGIGLSLCKKIVEYHGGRIWLDTERNGAPGSVVHWTLPVEPAPVSTAAAIAAANGEV
- a CDS encoding response regulator — translated: MVADLIEVLLVEDDPGDVLMTREAFADNKVKNNLNVVTDGVEALAFLRREGKYADAPYPDLILLDLNLPKKDGREVLAEIKADEKLAHIPVVVLTTSGANEDILSSYRLHANAYVTKPVDFEQFIRVVRQIDDFFVGVVKLPRP